Genomic window (Takifugu rubripes chromosome 1, fTakRub1.2, whole genome shotgun sequence):
CGAGCTCATCTGCAGACAAGTCTGGTGTTTTGGTGTCCAGATCTACATGCTGACATGATAAAATGTCATCCTTGGAGCCTAAACCAGCATCTCCCTTGCCTTTCAGGTGTCCTTTTCTCTTCcggagggaaaaaacagaagATTTAGCATCTgatttgttcttcttctttcccGATGCCGTTCCATGTGCTCCCCGTACTCCGTgctttcctgattttttttctccttctctccatccttcttctACGGACATGCAGCTTCCATTAGCCCTCTTCTGCTTGGCTTCCTGGTTGCCCATGTTGATGTAAATCTCTCTTCTCAGCTCATACCTCAGCTAATCCTCTGGTCTGCATTCTTCTAGCTTCCAGGAGAGGGTATAACTGCCAATGCACATCTATACCAGGAGATGTAGCTGCTACTGATGATGTTTATGCCCCATATTTTCCTGTGACAAAGGCTGGCATTGCAGTATCGTTGAAGCTGATGCAAACGACAGTCACGGCtctcttttccctccccccctttctcttccttgcttaccctcctcctcttcgtttCTCTGTGGACACTGAGCCAAACCTGCTGGCAAAGGCACCAAAAGCTCGAGACCAAATAAAGATACAGGGATGGAATCCACACCCTCCTGTGCAGATTTCTTGCCTACATTACCCATGGTGCAAAGGGAGGGCTAGATCCAATTAAAGGGCCTTTCATGTCACTCTATAAGCTATTTTTGACCACAAAATGATTTATATATTACAACTTTTCATAGCTCTCAATAAAATCAACACAACCAATTTTAAAATTAATTCGATGATGTGTTGTATGTTATTTAACCAGATGATGTTAGAAATAAAGactatatatacacatatacatacatacatacttctatatatacacacacacatacatacatacatacatacatacacacacacacatatagacacacaaacacacacacatatacatacatacacacacatattttttctttatatatatatgaaaaactatatatatatatacatatgatataaacacacactcacttatatatatatatgtttttctttttttcagttttttcttAAATTGATGCATTTCCAAACTATGCAGTGACTAGTGTCTACTGGGAGCCAAAAGAGGGGACTGGAAGACTGCAAGAGAAACATACAAATTATACATATAAACATGCATTTTATTTccatatgtgttttttttcattttacatcTTTGGCatcatatttacatttacaaaaaagtACACAACACAGATTCAGAGAAGCAACAACTATAACTTCAAAAATAAGCTCTTCCTTATGAAGCAAATTTATTTGATTTGTACAAATCACACATCTCTGCCCCCACAAACTAGTTCAGGGAGAGGTGGGAGAAAGTGGATAGATGAAAAGCAGCACAATGCTGTTGTGATTTGTAAAGTCAAAGCTAGAATATAGCTTTGGGTTTAAATATTCTTGTGtatatttcttcctctttcccagTGATTGCTAACATGAGGCTGCGGGCCACATGGTTGTATGAATGATCAGCAgaaaacagatggaggaaaGCTTTAGAAATTAGGAATAACTTTCCAATTACAGTCAGTAAGGTTTAAGTCAATAATAATTAAGGTTAGCTGATTCAACTGTATAAAATCCAACCTTATTGTTATATCATTGCAATGGTATAAAAAGTCTGCACACCCCTTAAACTGCTACAttttttgtgattaaaaaaatgtgaCGAAGAGAAATCACGTCAGAATGTGATTTAATGTGACCTATAATGTGAagaattcaatttaaaaaaaattggaaatcttttggaaaaaaaactggTAGCATAGGTACTCACACTGGGGATGTTGCTGTGTTCAGAATGAACCCAACATATTAAAACTTAAAATGTTAAATAGTAGTCGGTACACACCTGCCATCACTTAAAATGGCTCTGGTTGATCACAAAAAAGTTCTGAGGATTCTTCCAagggttttcctgtttttgtagGTGCATGTTACAACAAAAGCCGTCGTCCGAATCATCAGGGGTTTGTGAATTTTGAAAAATATCATTGGAACACATGCAAAACAGGAGAAAATACGGCACATGGGTGACATTGCCATGAGCTGGAGGTCCCTTCAAACGtgatgaagagaagaagaaaaccagtTGGGAAGGCTGCAGGAATTTTGGTTAAGTCCTGGCTGTGTACATGAGACAATGGGCACCATATTTTTATATGTTTGGGATATAGGTTAGGATGGAAAGTCAAATGTTACAATCTTTAAGAAATGGTAAttataaaaacaaaccctgccattgtgtttttgatggtgttcagtgtaaaaaaaaccaaggATTGATTCTGTTTAGTCTTTATATGTTAAGAACCTGCTACCTTAACTAACCTTTAGTATTATtgtcccatttttaaaaatctgtattTCATTTCACTAATTGCCAAACTGTCAAATACATCATAACAAGTAGGTCTAGTTTGTGGCTCTAGGCTTCGGGAAATTCTTTCTCTCCTGAAATTTAGGTTTGTTCTTCTTTTGGTTCCACTGGCACATCAGAATATCCCTGAAGGTGGTTCTAAAGGTTTTGTTGCATAAGGCATAACACATGGGGTTGACTGTGCTATTGACATAACACAGCCAATACCCAAGTGCCCAAAGAGTTTGTGGAATACAGTCCTGACAGAAAGTGTTAACCAACACCATGATGTTGTACGGTAACCATGTTGTGATGAATGCAAAGAGGATGGCACTGAGTGTTCGTGCCGCCTTCTTATCATTGgctttcttttcattcttaCGCTTGTTGATCTCCACTTTGGCTTTGGAGGCAAAGCGTTTGGCCATTGCAGCATCCTTCAACGTGATGCCTCCAGACCGGTCAGTTGCAGTGGATACAGTGCTTTCTGGTGAGCCCTGGTGGTTTGTTTGTGAATCCTGTTGACTTCTGCTTGAAGATCGTTTTCTgtccttgtttttcttcattctttTACATTTCTTATCATCTAGATAGAAGACAGCTGCATTCatatgtatatattgtatatagtACTTTTTTTTTGGGTATATATGATACCAAAAAACCTGCAACAAAGTAATGTCTCACCTGTTGATGGACTTTCACCATTAAGTTCCTCCTCTGAACCTGAATGATCTCCTGTAGCACAAACTTCAACGTTGTTGGAACTGTCATAGCTACTTTGCTCTGCCTCGCATCCCGATGTGACATTATTAGCAGATCTTTTAGCAGAACGGTGACTGAGGAACATGAATGAAATCCGTTGCCAGAAAGTGCCATGTTTCCTTTCTGCATTTGCTTCATTGCTCTTATTGCTTTTTTCTGCAGCCGGCTGGTTGATATcatggctgctgcaggtttgggaACCTTGGCATTGCACTGATGAAGTGTCCTTCTGACTGTTGTTTGCACCTTCTCGACCTGAAGCAGCACCACCTTGATTTTTTGGTTGAGTTGGGCCGTGTCCCGCTCCAGATCCTTTCAGACCCTGCACTTCTTTAGCACGCTTCTCTGTCTCCTGGTATATTTTCCAAAACAGGATGGCCATAATAGTGACAGGCAAGTAAAATGCAGCAATGGCAGTACAGAAGGTAATGATGGGCTCAGACAGGAACTGGATGTAGCACTCATTAGGCTGGACTGTCCGCTCACCCACAATATATTGCCAGAACAAGATGGCTGGGGCCCATAGAATGAATGATATCGACCAGGCTAAACAAATCATGGTCATGGCTCGCTTGGTTGTACGTTTAGCTCGGTAGGTCAGTGGTCTGGTAACAGAGAAATACCTGAGAAGTACATAAAAAGACACAACATACAGAGTAAATGGAAGTTCCACATGCATCACTGATCACAACCCACTTTTTAGCCACAGTGGAGTTTTATTTATCAACATTGGCAGGAGAATTGTGATATGTTTGCTATTGATGCTTATTGTTGCCCCATTCTTATTGTACATTAGCTTAAGGCTAAATTGAAAAAACGCTCTTATAAGTAAATCTATTAAAATAAAGCCCATATGCATTTTATTCATATGGTTCTGATATAAGTTATCTTAACTTGCAGTAAAATCTTATATCTTATCCAAGAGCCAGCCAGCATTCATTGATGTCGACTCATGTAGGCCTTGCTAACCAATTCCCTTTAGGGAGGCTGGATACTTGCCTGAAAGAGATTTAGCTTTTTGACTGCTTTCCACCCCTCATATTTTAGAAATTGCCTCCATTTAGCCAGATACTTGCTAAGAAACCAAATATGATCTATCTggcatttcttttcttctacaTATAacattttagggttagggttagggttaacagtgTTATACTTGCAATGGcaatttcaaatcaaatttaaaactgCTGACATGGGATGGAGATTAAAAtggagcttttccttgccactattgTCTTGTGGCATTCAGGCTCTGTTATGTACAGTGTCTTTCCACAATGTCTTGAtatatttgtaaataaaattcAGTTGAGTTGTCCAAAATGTCCCAAGGCGGCTTGCTAAACACTGTGGGAGTACTAAAAAAGCATGTCTGCAAAGCCTTCCGCATTCTAATCCTCGATTTAACTGCTCCATCCAAGACTGACAGCTCTAAAAAACATCACAATACTTGCTACATTATTAATATCCTCATTCTAAAAACctaaaatggttttattttcctctctttttagAGGCAGAACCTCAACTGAGTCCGACCAAATTATATCTAATTTTTTGACTGGTCATGGTCCATGAGCATTATATTTTGATGCAATTGTCTTCTATCAGTCATCATCAATATATTTTACACACAactcaatctttttttttggaagcaGTACCTGTCAAAGCTGATGACAAGTAGATTCATGACAGAGGCATTACTGGCTACATAGTCTATTGCGAGCCATAGGTCACACACTACTGGCCCCAGAGCCCACTGGTCCATGATAATGTAAGTGGTGTACAGGTTCATGGACAGTGTTCCAATGGTCAAGTCAGCAAATGCCAAGCTCAGCAGGTAGTAATTGTTGACCGTTTTCAGAGCCTTGTTGACCTTGAAAGACAACAATACGAGAATATTGCCAACAACAGTAATGAGGGAAAGCGATCCAGTCAGGAAGACGATAATGATGACCTGAAGAAGGGAAAAAGAACAGCATCAGAAAAATATGTCGAACTTTCCTGATAGTTTTAGCATATGAATTAATATAATGTTATAATTAAAAGCCACACATGAAAGGTTTTAATTTCCGTTTTTAATTCCagttttaagttttttttaaaaaaggaaatgctgATTTTGTTTTGAGAGTTGGAAATTGGATAATATAGCTACAACCAATGAGGATATAGTTCAAATGACACTGAAAGTTaaggaaatatttcaaaaagCCAACAATTCACAtgacaaaacaagaaaaaacataaaacagcaTCACTGAATGCAGAATGCTTGAAGCCATCTGCCATTAGTTAGCTACTTAACTGTCTGTAGGGATGATAGTTGCTACATGGTTGTTTTTGAAAAGGCGGACTTGTGGTTTGCTCACAGCTGCCTATTCTAACCTACAAAACCTTTTGCACTGACAATGTGTTaaccagcagcaccatcacTGTTCCCCAACTGGGAGCCCTGGCTGGACAGAGCTGGACACTGTCTGCACAGAGAACGAGATGCTGCCTTTTGGTCGGGAGACCACAGAGAACTAAAGAGGAGCATCAGAGAAGTCACTTCAAGACTGTGACTCAGGCAAGCATGTGCAGAGGTATTAAAGCCATAACTGACTACAAAGGCAACAGCCCCAAACTTTCTGACATGCCACATTACTTCTTCGCATGCTTCGACCACCAGCGAGGTCAAAGACACAACAACTGCATGTACATTCAGGCATCCACCCTAGGACCCTTGTTTTGTGCTACTTTTCTTGTATAATGAATAAATCCAATACGATGACTTGGACCTACTAACTTTACTATTTGACTAACATCTGTTAATGTCATCAAACTCTAAAGCTCATAAAGAGAGAGTGGATACGTGTTATAAGTAAAACAAAAGAATGAAGAGTAGCCGTTTACCTGCCAGACAGTGTGTCCTCCTAAAGGGTCAAAGCTGTCAGATGGAGGCAGCCAGGTCCCATTAGCTGATGAGTAAGAGAGGTTTGCTTCTTGCATTGATAAGTGACTGTCATTGTGCTGCTTCCAGTCGTTAACATTTGTAGCTATTATGGTAATTTCTTGGTAAGAACCATCTGAAGGCAGGAAGACACTGATCAGGCATAACATTGACAGG
Coding sequences:
- the chrm3b gene encoding muscarinic acetylcholine receptor M4 produces the protein MMKNQCQSLHLSMLCLISVFLPSDGSYQEITIIATNVNDWKQHNDSHLSMQEANLSYSSANGTWLPPSDSFDPLGGHTVWQVIIIVFLTGSLSLITVVGNILVLLSFKVNKALKTVNNYYLLSLAFADLTIGTLSMNLYTTYIIMDQWALGPVVCDLWLAIDYVASNASVMNLLVISFDRYFSVTRPLTYRAKRTTKRAMTMICLAWSISFILWAPAILFWQYIVGERTVQPNECYIQFLSEPIITFCTAIAAFYLPVTIMAILFWKIYQETEKRAKEVQGLKGSGAGHGPTQPKNQGGAASGREGANNSQKDTSSVQCQGSQTCSSHDINQPAAEKSNKSNEANAERKHGTFWQRISFMFLSHRSAKRSANNVTSGCEAEQSSYDSSNNVEVCATGDHSGSEEELNGESPSTDDKKCKRMKKNKDRKRSSSRSQQDSQTNHQGSPESTVSTATDRSGGITLKDAAMAKRFASKAKVEINKRKNEKKANDKKAARTLSAILFAFITTWLPYNIMVLVNTFCQDCIPQTLWALGYWLCYVNSTVNPMCYALCNKTFRTTFRDILMCQWNQKKNKPKFQERKNFPKPRATN